In Corylus avellana chromosome ca8, CavTom2PMs-1.0, the genomic stretch ATGGTTTTTTTGCAGCAATTCCATTATCAAGTTCTGCAGCGCAACCAGAGTGGTACAAACAAGACATTTTCTACGCGTAAACAATTGCAGTTTGGCACGAATTCTCTTTATGATTTCTGCCCGCTCACTGTCTTCAACATAAGGCCAATCTGCAGTAGCGGTGGTGGCGGAAATCGATTCCACGGGCCTCCAAATGCCCTTTTTGACCTTATCAACGGCCGATTCGGGAGCTTCATTCGGCAAAAGAGATTGACAACTCTCCGTAAGATGTATATGACTCGTAAGATGCTTGTCGATATCTGGATCCAAAGCCCTGTCTCCACAGTAAGAGCACACCCAATACCTCCATATCTTCTCTGCCTTAGCGTAATCAATAGCTTCCGTCAAAACCTTATTTGCCATTCCAAacttattctttttcaaatactCTTTGAGATCTTTGATCCCAATTCTCAACaacttcctcttttctttcacACTCATCTTGTCGTTCCAGAACGCCCTGACTCGACTGATCGTAGCGACGTCGTTGGACTCGACTTCCTGGTGTTTCTTTGGCAACCGATCAAAATCCGGAGGCGCCCTCGGCCCTGGGACCCCCCACTTTTGCCGTCGGGCATCCTCGAACTCGGCCTTTACCTTCGCCAGGGAATTATCCTCTACGAGCCGTTTCCACTTGTCCCTCCTGTTCCCACCTCCAAGAACGATGATCTGGCACTTGGATTTCTCTGCCAGCTCCACGATAACCTCCCTGATCTTCTCGAGCCGCGAAGCCTGGACCGGGACTTTGTACCCTGGCTCCGTCGGGTTCTCGATCAGCAACGCGTGATCGCATTCTTGGACCACGGCATCGTACGGACCGGCGTCGTTTCGGGCGAGTTGGAAGAGCAAGACGGCGTGGAAGAGTGCGAAGGAGATGGTGTTCGGGGAAAGCGCTAGAGCTTGGCTTGAGGACTTGACGGCGTCGTTGAGGCATTCGACTCTGCCGGCGGTAGAGTCGCAGAGCAACGCCGTTTTGTAGCGGAGGAGGCTCTGGCTGCTGAGCATAATCTCCGGGCTGTGGGAAAGGATGGACTCCACGGCATCGGTGCTGTGATCCTCACCGCAGAGGGCAATAAGGCATTCTTGGGCCGTCGAAGTAGACACATCGAACGGTGGGGGATCGGTGGATGGCAAAGCAGAGGAAGAAGATGTTTTAGGGTCCATTTTCTTGGAGGGAATCATATCGCAGAGACTTCGATTTAAAAGAATGGGTGGGAGAGTGTGTGGTGGGGTTAAATAggtaatttactaaataactgATTCTGGTTTCAGTTGGTTTCTTTGGcgggtttttctttctttctttcatttttcgtTAACTCAGGTAAGTTTGTTTATTAAGTTTGTGGTGGGCGAGTTGGAAGggtccatttttttattaattaatttaattagcaTCAATTTGGATGCTGCCTGTAGAGAAAtagaaattcattaaaaactttgtttattgcattttttttttttctctcatttaattagttatatatatatggcttgtTCTCCTGGTATAGAGTGTTCGGAAACAGGGTGAAGCTCTCTCCTTCAACTTGAGGATggcaaagaagagagaaatcTTATGGATATGAGAATGGCTACAATTGCACCCAAGTCCCACCACTTTGAATAAACCATTTCAACACCCAGAAATAGAATGCTTGAGGATAatttccccttttatttttgcgCCTCTAGGTACAGAAGAATCAAACTCAAGGCCAACCATATCATTCTTGTATGCTCCCTTCTGCATTTTTCAGTATAAACATGCTAGCTGAATCCAATGCCTATGATTATTAATGCCTTTATATGATCTCTATGCTATAAGGTTCTGGAATGAATATTGCTGCATTTTTTGTACATTGCTTCAAACATaactttccatatatatatggttgcATTTTCAATCTAAGATTTTTGAATAAGTTATTCATTgagctgaatatatatatatatatatatatatatagcatgctcTAATCTTGCCTGTGTGCCTGGAAAATGAATCCTAAGAGTCATACCAATTGTAAGGTTGAAGATATGAAACACGTAATTTAGTTAAACTAGCTGTATTGCCCATGTCCCATATATAATTGATGTAAGAAATTGGATATCTCCAGAAAGGCTTGGGAAGATCAGGGAAGTCATCGTCATAATTCCCTGTACACAAAATTTTATCAATGATGATAATGATCGAGCAAATTGACAATTACTTTTCGAACTACCTAAACAAACCATTAAGGTGGTTtgataaagaaaagtatttttaactaatttgttggggtttttaCCACTAGATTTGAAGCTCCAAATTTTTTACGATAACTCAACAACAAGCTTGGAAAAACAATCAACAACCAGCCGATTCTAGGCTAATTGTTATgcttcacttattaaaaggagtttgagctcacaaGCCATGAGATGTTGtattaaaatgttgattaaattAACTACTTTCAAGGAA encodes the following:
- the LOC132189507 gene encoding uncharacterized protein LOC132189507 — its product is MDPKTSSSSALPSTDPPPFDVSTSTAQECLIALCGEDHSTDAVESILSHSPEIMLSSQSLLRYKTALLCDSTAGRVECLNDAVKSSSQALALSPNTISFALFHAVLLFQLARNDAGPYDAVVQECDHALLIENPTEPGYKVPVQASRLEKIREVIVELAEKSKCQIIVLGGGNRRDKWKRLVEDNSLAKVKAEFEDARRQKWGVPGPRAPPDFDRLPKKHQEVESNDVATISRVRAFWNDKMSVKEKRKLLRIGIKDLKEYLKKNKFGMANKVLTEAIDYAKAEKIWRYWVCSYCGDRALDPDIDKHLTSHIHLTESCQSLLPNEAPESAVDKVKKGIWRPVESISATTATADWPYVEDSERAEIIKRIRAKLQLFTRRKCLVCTTLVALQNLIMELLQKNHNIPNSVITDLWRQHTLQLICTLEAPELNLVFQLLEDLANACALHCLRNIISKEDVRGNNWFWGNIRESVFFSSDLSALLFDVRFLRGETVEPDNGIAVLTSINAEDFCVADCDSDAFVSWLWTEGPTIEEQTKKWRSLKRASKSQRMELDEIVRAESRRLHRMCERKGEYLRYDMPLMNVKRLCSVDENRKRGYVSLLFKQWQELERKSEDDEGAAAELDIIWSIMKESEEADFEIQTAIQRQKNRLAQEIYQLDVIIAATRAAMEQTALKTGVVTKFDYRFALVPQLKSFMKAQLEDLANKDAGEISNPTSVPVVSPDGNQDFGSSEQQQQPTSVPVVGSSEQQHPSQSGSAAPLPVRRFDSGPFAPSAFKKYRT